From Xyrauchen texanus isolate HMW12.3.18 chromosome 15, RBS_HiC_50CHRs, whole genome shotgun sequence:
tcaagccccagcactgtcaagataccactgttgggcccttgagcctatctgctccaggggcgctgtttcatggctgaccctctGCTCTGACCCctgcttagttgggatatgcaaaaacaactgcatttcattggctctgtacctgtactctgcacaatgacaataaagttgaatcttaattatttattaaactttttatataaatgaaaagATTGAAAGAACATTGATAgagcttgagtagagtgataactgggcacagaTGTTGCTATATGGTGCAGAGAAACAGAGgaggtttctttccaagtgaattgGGAGGTAACTCATCTGGCCATCCTAATTGCAGTCACACTATAGGACTGCAATGCTAAGTTTCTGGCACTGCCAGAACTTCGTCGGAGGCTAAAGATCattgcaaaggctattaatcggctGTCAGTATCACAATGAACAttgtaagattgccgattttgccctaTAAtgacagaaatcctttaggattcctgaAATGTATCTCAGAaggcagaatcgtggccaaaatcgtaTAGTGTGCACCAGGCTTTACTTAGCTCTATCGGACAAGAGGAACTCTTCCAGGGTTGTACATTGTTTTGGCTTTTTTTAGGCCAGTGCTAATAATATCAAGTGAAAATAATTCAAACATGTTTTTGGAATATTATTAGCTTTTCCACATTTTACAGTAGGCCTAACACTATTTTGGAAAGTATTTGCTAAGCCGTTTAAGAGTTATCGACcgtgtacatttacatttgcgcatttggcagacgcttttatccaaagcgacttacagagcccttattactggccccagagcaacctggagttaagtgccttgctcaaggacacaatggtggtggctgtggagatcgaaccagtgaccttctgattaccagtttaccagtaatgtgctttagaccactacaccaccaccactccatatcacTTATATCTGTGTATTATTAAGTGTATCACTTAATGTGTCTggaatatcaaaaacaaaacataaatcacataaaaagttacatttgcaATCACTGATGATTTCAGTCTAGTCCAAATGCCCCTTAAACAGAGCAATGCACAGAAATGAAAGGCTTCTTTGAGGGCTAATCTGTTCTTGTACAACTCTAAATCTGTCCAGTTCTGATTTGACAGAAACGTTATTTCACTTCAGACGTCACCGCTTTTAgtctggattggtaatctggcatatcgggcattttccTGATGGGCCGACGCCGTTtgaggccgatcaggggcggactggtcatagggagaaccgggacacAGCTGAAATGAGCCgatgcgttatgcagaacgggccacaaaacggcccCGCTCATCAACTTTTAAACCAGTGGTTGTTTAGTGTCTTTATTTAGACACTCACACATTGTAATAACGTTTTTAATGAAGTATCAACTTTTCACCTTGTGTTAACGAGCAACACATTTTCTCTCTTCTCTGACTGATTATGCCATCTACAGATGTCCTTTCAGTGTTGAAAAACAAGGGTGTGGTTTAAAGGGAAGGTAATTAGGTAGACATCCTCTGTTCCTGCTTTATTTGAAGAGATTCGCTGCCTTCTGACACCTAAACTGCTGACACGGGTATGAACATTCAAATTTAGTCAATCAggcatgttttgtgttttgttatgcGTCAATACCAATGTCAGTAATGATAGTGCTGTGTTTCATAGTATTTGTTTTGGTTTAAACAGCTACAACTATCGAGGAATCACTGCTATTGTCTGTGTAATTTCAACAGACTGCCATAAGGTATTTGTGAGGACTTGATAATCATGGTTAACACTGAGAATGTGGGTggacatatataatatatatatatatatatgaaactttttttttcctgCGGGAAAATGTCTTGATTTTATTAGGTGGGGGTTATGAAATAGTTACGATTTCTCTTGCAATCCAGATCCAGTTTGACAACATTTTTGTTCAGCATGTACAGGCTTAATAGAAACAAGTTTTGCCAAAGGCTTCAAGGGAGCACTAACTCTGTTGAACGACATCTGATAATGAGTCTTACAACAACCCGCATTACATTCTACTGTACGGGCTGTAATTTCATTTTCTATACAAGTCAGTAACACATTTGAcattcattcatgcattttaaaactaaatattGTGAGATTTTTGGACAaactcaaactttttttttacttggaaataacacatatttaaccaaaccatatatatttatatatatatatatatatatatatatatatatatatatatatatatatatatatatatatatatatacacacatatactaccgttcaaaagtttggggtcacttaaattaaatgtttctcattatcttaaaaaaccttttgatttgaaggcgtatgcttaaaagtttgaatgagttttgtagaccaaaaatataattgtgccaacataatatttaatttaattacaaaactacaattttataaaaataaaaaaaaggttttgaaatggatgacggactaaataattaagaaaagcagctaataagtgcccagtattgatggaaactccttcagaactgtttaaaaagcatcccagggtggtACCTGGTATTCTATGCAaagggaagctactttgaatatgctaaaatattacatagtttttacttattttggattttatttttaaacaacacaattccCATAGTTCAATTTCTGTTCTTCcgtagttttgatgactttgaatgtgaaaaataataataataaagaatgagtaagtgaccctaaatatagggtctgtatatatatatatagagagagagagatagatatgaTATGATTTGGTTATATATGTGATATTTCTTAGTATAAAAAAAGGTTTGTCCAAAAATCTCACaatatttagttttaaaatgcatgaatgtatgtCAAATGTGTTACTGACTTGTATAGAAAATGAAATAACAGCCTCATTATCTCATGTTGTTCAACAGAGTTAGTGCTCTTGTTTCTATTAAgaattatttatattctattatttttctattttatatatatatatatatatatatatatatatatatatatatatatatatatatatatatatgtgttgttTTAATTTTGTCAAAAAATCGAACAAAAATGTCAATATGTTTTGTTACAATATTTCGATCTTTTAATGCATGAATTTATGTCAAATGtgtgatcatatatatatatatatatatatatatatatatatatatatatatatatatatatatatatatatatatatatatatggtacagtggagctaaaggcacaccttaagggaAAGGTTGCAAAGGTTGCTATTTATTGCAAATGGATTTAGCACccaaatttgtgtgaaaagaaataataacggaagtttgttttgattaaaattattttttctttaaaaaacaaaaagggacACGAGAGGTggccacacttggggtaaaaggctcccacaTATGGGGTAAAAAGCCTCCAGGgggtttcatttaaaatgtatccatTTGGGCAAATAATtctgagacagcaagatgcttttctGAGTAAAGAATTAAGATAATACATATTCAAAACtactacttcagaaaagggttaaacatttcctgttcatttcaatcacattttgcagtttattctataaacaaatgaatctccattgtgattggattaatcaatgtgagcccactttgaacatttttcctaacaaatctattcaccccactttataaaaacaatgtattttatagGGGCCTGCCTTTAGCCCCTGTAACAGggggcttttatttatttttttaccccaaataccatCCTTTCACGTAACTTTTGAACTAATAGAAGCAAATTCACGATCAATAATTTCTGGAAAGCAAGTCTCAGATATATTGACAGTAGACAAGAGTTGAAAGACTGAAAAGATTTGAGTTTTGAGCAGGAGTGGTACTAAGATGTGATCTTTTGTGGGGGCATTTTGATGTTTAAGGTAGACAACTATTGATCTCGTTTTGGACAGGTGTCTCACATTGATGTACCTCTTCTGATAATAAAACTAGATGGCATACTCTACACAAACACTGGCTGCAGGATGCtttgggaaaatatataaggagaagTATGGAGATGCATGGGCTGCTTTGAAGAGAGTCCCTCAAGGCAACATCAGCAGACAACAGCTGGAAAGAGAATGCAGTGTATAtcagtatgtatatacagtatctataaATATAGATAACATTTCTTAGTtcattaaagtttatttttacatACTGAGCTTGATGTATAACCATGAGAACCTATTTGTAAACACCAGCAATGTTCGGCATCCTAACGTGGTGAAACTTCTTGGAGATCCGTGGCTAAAGGACTCCAAGTGGCACATTCCTTTGGAATTCATCTTTGGCGAAGACCTTGAGACCACCATCTTTAAATCACAACTTTCTAAAATACAGGTAATGGTGTATGGACAGTCCAATGTGAAAATcttgtcattatttacccacatttcatgttgttccaaacccttatgtcTTTCTCTCCTCCGTGGAACATAATGTAGAAACACTTGTTTTCAAATTCAAACCTGCACACCAGGATTGATGTCAAGTATGTGGCAGAGGGGAAGCTTTTCAGAGGGGCAGTGAATAAAGATGTCAATTTTGGTTATTGTAAGATTTGGAATATAGCCCACAaaccatatggactacttttatggtgcttttatggtcaTTTGTCACTCAAAAAATAAGTAATTTCCCTTAATTAAATTGTAGAAAGTTTTTACAAGtaatgtaatgtctttcattcatatTAAGCCAGTTACATTTAATTGGATTTAGTCAAATGAATGTACTATAGTAGTTTCAACTCAACTTAATTAGATTCATCAAACTCAATTTACCTtgttaatttgattaaatgtatTGGTCCAACTCAATCAATCtgattaattatttgaatatacCAAGTGAGCAAGTGCAAGGACagtaaaatgttaaaattgacACACTGTCAATTTCTAAACAACCACTTATAGAGCTAAGCAGCACTATAAGTATTAGTTGAAACAAAAGAAAGTCCATCATTAACCTAAGCATAAAAGCCATTCTTCACCAcgatggtaacccccaaaacgcCATCATAACAGACACTCTTTTTAAATGCCAATATATCAGAACCATAAACATTAGCAAATCTCATCCTATAACAACACAGGGTCtaactcacccctgtgttgttataaccctatatgactttctttttctttaattaaactgtaatacaatttaatactgtcatacagtggcagtttatggtgactacctcttcaagcttcaaaagaatgcaaaagtataattcagaagtctaataaatgattccttgagactcgtgattgttatgaaagcatacgataagatttggtgtgaaacaaactgaaatctaatgtattatttagtaaaaatgttcacTTATTGTTGATCACCTGTAGgagttcatgatagggcacgagagcaaaAGTTCACGCAGCCCCAACTTGCGACATGGGACGTTCATGCAAAAACTCATGTTATTTACCTAAAAACAGGTCTGCTACAGTGATAGCGACAGACGAACTGAAGACAGCTTCACAAAAACCATAGATCAGAACTTACTAAAGATGTCTGAAaagtttgtagtcaaagaatttatgcatttctatggctagtactcggaaatcaaacagaaacatagaggaggctacaggcagccacagtgtcctaacctgacggcaaacgACACTTGATAAAAGGCATCTTTTCTGTTTCAATCAGAGTTTTTGTGCTAACAACgatgttaaaccgaggttctgactttctgtggtcattaaaaatcccagggcacttctcgtaaaagaGTAGGGATGTAACCCacctggccaaattcccctcaCTGGCCCTTCTTAATCATGGAaaacggtctgcacttatatagcgcctttttaaccttaacggtattcaaagcgctttacactgtgacacattcacccattcatacacacattcataaaccaatgacagcagagctgccatgcaaggcgctaacctaccattgggagcaacttggggttcagtgtctttcccaaggacacttcggcatgtcaTGTGggcctgcgattagtggccgacccgctctaccaactgagccacagccgccccaatcaTGGCCTCCAATTACTCTCTTttattaattggctctataaccctactctctcctctccaccaataactattgtgtggtgagcatactggcacactatggaTGCCATTGCATCATTtatgtggatgctgcacactggtggtggtttgaggagagtcccctgttcactgtgtaaagcgctttcaGTGTAGTGTctgaaaaagcactatataaatgtaacatttattcatccattcattcaattattcattcattcaacaaGCCGTGATGAGTGATGGTACATTCTAtcgatcgcttgttttctattaTCGGTATTGTGCCAGGTAACTCCATCTGATGTAAACAGGCACCAGTCCAAAAACGTCCTCATAACAGTATATTAAAGCCAGCATCTCATGAGATTGTTAAAAACGACTTGATTTTTGCTGAGAATATTACACCTTCCAAATGTTTTTGCAGAGGTCTCATTCCCTTCAGGTCTGTCACAAATACTCACCGGCTCAGAATGGAGAAGAGGTGACAGACATTGCCGCCTACTCCATCAATTTTTTCTTTGATTGAGGACTCcggttaaaaacataaataaggctgggcatagaaatgcatctattcttcgactacaaactcttcagatatgtttagtaagttctgatctctggtttttgtgcagctgtgtggtgttctgttgtcactatcgctgtggtggacctgtttttagatcaaCAAAACAAGTTTTAGCATGAACGCCCCATCACAGTGGCTGCCCTGTCATGActgcgcacaggagatcaactgtgtaaataatacaatagatttcggtttgtttctcaccaaaccctATTgcatactttcataacaatcatgagtctaaTGGAATAAttgattagacttctgaattatacttttgtattctttttatgttgtttgacatcaaagagcagaaatctccctttgttttaagaaaaagaaagaaagtcatttaggGTTATAacagcacaagggtgagtaaacaatttcatttttgagtgaacttatCAATTGTTCTCCATttccagtcccatgcaaagcatccCCTttccagtttcatcaatgctacattaacaccacaacaagtattcatgtagtctcaactaaaaacatttccatttaacaattttaaatggaTAGAAGACAATAAAATCAAGTTGAGAAAAAATGGTCTTGAATTGTGTTGTTTTAGTTCATTCTAATTAAGTAAACTGAATAAGCAGCAAAAATCCTTCTTTTGAGTATTGGCGCTCAATAGCTGTGTTAAAAGAAAGCCGTATTGATTTGgaacaccatgagggtgagtaaattaccttCACTCTTGACTTTCAGAAATGTTATGCATTGATGGAGCTAAAATGCAACTAAACAATGATGCCTTTCGGTGTATCTTTAGCTGACTTCAGCAGTGAAAGCCACAATTATCACTGGCATGTGTGAAGGTTTGCTCCATCTCCATATTAAAGACGTCGTCCACCAAGACCTCAAACCTGATAACATCATGGTGAGTCAgacacaaatgaaaatgaaacaagTTTTCCCCTACCTTTGTCCCCTTtatgacaaataaaaatagaaacaaatgttGGCAAATTGTTGGTAAATACAATTTATGTGGATCACATAGCTCAGATAAGTTGATCTTGAAAGAATTTAATGAGGAAGGTTTGATATCTTATTTAAATCTTTTGGAGACTTTGATATCTTGGTTTATCTTCTGAAATTTCAGTTGTTCTCAAGGAGAAACCACTAAGTTTGTATTTGGGATTTTTCTTTCTAATGGGTGGCCATGAATGAAGAAAACAAGTCTTACTTCTCTCATCCCATTTAAGGTTGAGCATAAAACCCATCGTGCTGTGATCATTGATTTGGGGCTGGCAAAATTCTCCAGAAATGGATTATCCTCTGCAGCAAACATGGGAAATGAGGCTTACTCAGCTCCAGAGATCCTGCAGATGGAAGGAGTTCGTGACAAGCGTTCAGACGTTTGGGCAATGGGGAAAATCATAGCTGAACTCTGTGCCAGGGTCAGGTTACCAACCCAATCTGTATCGGCCATCAAAATTCGAGAAACTCTAAAAGACCAGCCATACTGTAGTCCTGTGTGCAAGATGGTTGAGGTCAATGTAAACTACAGATCTACTATGGCTGCAGTCATCTCAGACATTAGGAGAGCTGGTTCACTTTCACAAGGGGACGTGAGGCCAAGAGACAACACAGTGACACATACAAATGAAATAAGAGGAAATCAAAAGTGGTGTCCACAAGTGCCCGCTCTTCCAAAGATGGAGGTAAAGAAACCTCAGATGGTAAATTATCGGCAGGATCCACCTCGTCAGAGAGAGGCGGTGAAGGCTGTAGTCCCATTAAAACGTGACGCCTTGAGCAATCACATGTCCCTGATGTCATTTCCATGCCCCCTTCCAGAGTCCGGAAAAGTGACTCAGGAACGCTACAATGAGGAGAAAGGAGCTCTAGAATATAAAGAGATCATAACAAAGGATGGAAGAATTATTAAGTATGAGAAAGTGGAAATAACCAAAAATTCTTAAAGATGAGAGAGAATATACTTTGCCTTCtgacaataaatatataaacaatttgcTTATTGCAAGATCTCAAAAATGTTAAAATAGGTACAGGTTCTTTTTGGCGTACAGCATAATTTATTCTGTCCTGTGCAGGataaatgataaattattactCTGCAGATTAATTTGTTCTACCATAAATTGTCAATATTCTGTACTTTTACTTTGGTGCTATATGGCTGGTAACAATATCAAACAgcatcaatcattgtttttatttgagtATTTTGGCATTGCTGATATGCTACGTATGTCTATTAAACAATAATTTAGTCTCTTTTGCCATTCATGTAATATatcattcaataaaataaaagtcagtaacatgtcaagatttataattagaAATACATATACCTGcttccttcattcattcattcattcttataattattttattgttgaagctttttcagttttgtaatTTGGTTTTAACTGGTATCCTAAGTGGGACACTACTGTTTGCCAAAGATTATGCATGGCCTATTTGCTCAAAATTGTTTTTAATCAATGTTAATGTTAGTAATATTTCAttcatggttctcagcaggaaaccgatggagtgcgtactccaggtaggggaggaggtattgccccaagtgaaggagttcaagtacctcgggtcttgttcacgagtgagggacaatggagcggaggttggccggagaatcgggcagcggggcggtattgcactcgctctatcgcaccgttagtcactgaaaagagagctgagccgaaaggcaaagctctcgatctaccggtcaatttttgttcctaccctcacctatggtcatgaaggctgggtcatgaccgaaagaactaggtcacgcagtacaagcggccgaaatgggcttcctcagaagggtggcgggcttctcccttagagatagggtgaggagctcagtcatccgtgaggagctcggagtagagtcgCTGCTCATTTAGCgccaaaaggagtcagttgaggtggtttgggcatctggtaaggatgcccctggccgcctccctagggaggtgtttcaggcacgtccagctgggaggaggcctcggggaagacccaggactaggtggagagattacatctccacactggcctgggaacgcctcggggtcccccagtcagagctggttaatgtggctcgggatagggaagtttggggccccctgctggagcagctgcccccgcgacccgacttcggataagcggttgaagatggatggatggatggatggatggatatttcatTCAAGTCAACTTTTCACTTATTATATGAGTGACTCCCTAATGAGTCATTATAAGGGAATGTATGActtgtgtgcaacaatgaacaaggaggaaatcgACACATTATTTTGATTTAGTtgagcaaaaacaacaaaagattttctgtgaaaagtgttttagaaagtaatttaaaagtaatggAATTACTCTTTAATTAAATaccagtaaagtaatctgattacaattgtaTGGCCTAGAAGTAATTAGAAATTTTGTTGGATTCCTTtattgagtaacttacccaacactgcctgGGGGCCACAAACCAGGTGGCGTTCTCCATCTGGGGCCAGTTGAACAAACTGTGTTTACAGCAATGGATtttcagtatatacagtattgcCACAGTTATAGTTTACAGTTTTGCAGTACAGACCATCTCTTCCTTTACATGTTTAAGAACAAATAAAGCACACAAGGTACAGTAAAAGTGGCTGTAATAAAACTAGCATTACTATTGAAAAGAAAACGGCTAAATCCAGCCTAATTCTTCCAGCCTGCTCAGGTGCGCCAGTTAGGATAGATTTTAAGAGAGGTTTTGGGCACTtatcagctggtcaggctgggagactatCTTAAACCAGCTTAGGCTTGTCTAAGATGGTTTTATTTTAGCAGGGATGCCAAACAGAAAtaggttatactgtatataaactacTATTAACTGTTGATGCTgctgtcattttgttttttacaacatGACATCTGTTCGGTCGCAACAGAAAAGCGCTGTGAGACAGAAGTAGaaatatacaaacatttattttgacagattaAGTAAAATGTGGGGTTAAGATTCAGTAGCATACCAGACCAAAATAAGAAGCAAAAACCCAAGTTCCCCTTCTTCTTACTAACCTGATCAAACAATAAGTGAAAGAAAAGACAATTAATCTATCCTAACTCCCTAACCAAATTACACAGgcaaaatatatgcaataaacaaaaatgacattaaactcCCTACTTCCCACTTCGAAAACTTCGAAACACctacaaatatttacaaacagTTCTTAAATTAACAAAGTCCAAATGAGTATACAAAAAAATCACAACTATTACGGGCAAAAGGtcaaacacagaaaaacacaatttATCAGATCAAGAAGgccaacaaaacaaacaggatcTATCA
This genomic window contains:
- the zmp:0000000881 gene encoding uncharacterized protein zmp:0000000881 is translated as MAYSTQTLAAGCFGKIYKEKYGDAWAALKRVPQGNISRQQLERECSVYHNVRHPNVVKLLGDPWLKDSKWHIPLEFIFGEDLETTIFKSQLSKIQLTSAVKATIITGMCEGLLHLHIKDVVHQDLKPDNIMVEHKTHRAVIIDLGLAKFSRNGLSSAANMGNEAYSAPEILQMEGVRDKRSDVWAMGKIIAELCARVRLPTQSVSAIKIRETLKDQPYCSPVCKMVEVNVNYRSTMAAVISDIRRAGSLSQGDVRPRDNTVTHTNEIRGNQKWCPQVPALPKMEVKKPQMVNYRQDPPRQREAVKAVVPLKRDALSNHMSLMSFPCPLPESGKVTQERYNEEKGALEYKEIITKDGRIIKYEKVEITKNS